ATGTGGTAGGCGATGTCGTGGGCGAAATAGGTCTTCTGGCCGTTCTCGCGCACCAGCACCCGGTCCTTCTCGTCGCCGTAATCGGTGGAGCGGAACCACAGCGCGCCGTCTTTTTCATAGGCATGTCCTGACTTCTTCAGGCGCTCGACGGCGCGCTCGGCGGCGCCATCTTCCACCAGTGCGCGCTCGGAGAACCACTGGTCATAGGTGACGCCGAACTCTTCCAGATCCTGGCGGATGTCGTCGAGGATGACCTTGAGTCCGAGGTCGAAAACAATGCGATAAACCGCCGGGCCGAGCAGGGATTTGGCACGCTCGATCAGCGCATCGATATGGGTTTCCTTGTCGCCGCCCTTGGGTTCGTCGGCCGGCAGGTTTTCGAAAATCTTCGTGGATGCGTGGCGGTACTGGTCGCCGTTTTCGCGGTGCAACGTGGCGCCGATGTCGTAGACGTAATCGCCCTTGTAGCCGTTCACCGGAAAGTCGAATTTCTCGCCGCACAGTTCGAGGTAACGCAGCCACACGCTGGTGGCGAGGATGTCCATCTGGCGTCCGGCATCGTTGATGTAGTACTCGCGGTGCACCTGGTAGCCGACGGCATCGAGCAGGTTGGCCAGCGTCGCGCCATAGGCGGCGCCGCGCCCATGACCGACGTGCAGCGGGCCGGTGGGATTGGCCGAAACGAATTCCACCTGCACCTTGCGCCCGGCGCCCATGCGGCCGCGGCCGAAGGCCTCGCGTTGTTCCAGGATCTCGCGCACCACGCTGTGATAGGCGGAGGCGGCGAGGAAAAAATTGATGAAACCCGGGCCAGCGATTTCGACCTTGACGACCTTTTCGGACGCGGGCAAGGCCTTGACGATTTTTTCCGCAAGCTCGCGCGGTTTCACGCGCGCCTGCTTGGCCAGCACCAGCGCGATGTTGCAGGCGAAGTCACCGTGCTCCCTGGACTTGGCATGGTCGATGGTGATGGCCACGCCATGATCCGGCGGCAACGCGCCGGTGGCCTCGAGGCCCGCGAGCGCCGAGGCGATCAGGTTTTGGATGTGATGCTTCAAGGGAATGTCCGATATTGTTTGTCGTCTCAGCAATGTCTTGCGTTTTGCCCTCTCCCCTTGTTCCCGCCGGGGTGCGGAAAAATCATGCGCACCCGTTCGGCGGGAGAAAGGTCCACCGGACCTTTCTCTGTTTCCGCCTCACCTCCCGCAATGCGGGAGAGGGGGAGTCGGTTGGCTTCAAGCCGACAACCTTTAATTTCGGCTTGAAGCCAGAGACATTGACCGGGCGCCGATTCTACCGGCCCGGCGGGGGCGCGAGAAGCGGTGACCGCTTACGGCCCGGCCGCCTCGCTCATGAGATTTTCCACTTCCCGCAGATTGGCGCGTTTCATCGGCTTGCCGTCCACCGGACTCAGCGGCGCCTCACGCGCTTCAAGCCGGTCGAAGATGCACAATTCAACCGGAACGTCGTCGGCGGTGAAGCGGTAAGCCGGGAACGTCGCCTGGCGGTCGCCACCGAAACGCAGGCGCCGATCTGTCAACTCATAAGGGATGCTGTGTTCCTGCAGCCAGAAACCGATTTCCTCCGCGGTGTCGGCGGTGAGGTGTAATTCGATGGCGCTGGCCGGTGTCACAGTGCCGCTCAGGACCGGCCCCACGAGCCGGGGCTCGAAGCGGGCCAGAAAGCGCATGGCCTCGGCAGCGAGCTCGCGCAGGCGGCGCACGCTCTGAATGAGGCTTCCGCCGTGAAACAGCCGCAAATGTTCCTGCAGGGCGGAATCGACCTCGTTATTGCCCGGCAAATGCCGGGTCTCGGGCAGGCCCAGGCGCGCGGCGGCCTTGCGCTTGGCGCTCTGGAAATCGCGCACGCCCTCTTCCGCCATGATGCGCGCGGCGTCGGTGGCGATCCGCCGGCGCAGTTCATCCGCCGCCGGCGAGTTGGGTTTGGCGCGCTGCCTGGCCGGGGATGAACGGGACTTGTAGGCCATCAGAACAGGTTCTCGCGGATGTTCTCCGGCGGTCGCGCCGGGGCGGCAGCACCGTCGGTTTCGCCCTCGGTACCGGGAAGATCCTGCGGTGTTTCCGTGCCCGGGGCGAAATATTCTTCCATCGCCTCGGGGTCGTCGGGCGTGGTGGGTTTGCCGGTTTCGCTGTTGATGGTGAGGCGCACCATGGTTTCCGGCGGCACCGGGGGCTTTTCCGGTACGCCCGCGAGCGCTTCGCGCATGAAGTCGATCCACACCGGCAGCGCCGTGCGCCCGCCGGTTTCGGCGCGGCCGAGCGACACCGGCTGGTCGAAGCCGACCCAGGCCGTCGCCGCCACCTCGCTGTTGAAGCCGGAGAACCAGGCATCGCGATAGTCATTGGTGGTCCCGGTCTTGCCGGCCAGGTCCTTGCGTCCCAGCACCAGTGCGCCGCGGCCGGTGCCGGCGCGGATGACGTCCTGCATCATGCTGGCCATGAGAAAACTGGTCTCGGGGCTCAGTACGCGCGGCGCGTGCACCGGCTGACCCTTGTCCGCCGCCATGCCCGTGGTTGCGGCGGCGGGCGGATTTCCCTGCGACTCGGTCGTTCCTGCGCGCCCGGCGTTCGCGATACTTGTGCTTCCCGGTACATCACATTCGCGGCAGACGGTCGCGGGGTTCGCCTGTTCCAGGACGTTGTGATTGGCATCCTCGACACGCGCGATAAAGTATGGCGTGACACGGTAGCCGCCATTGGCGAACACGGTGAAGGCGTTCACCATCTGCATCGGCGTGGCCGAAGCCGTGCCCAGCGCCAGCGACAGGTTGCGCGGCAGCTTGGCCGGATCGAAA
The DNA window shown above is from Sulfuricaulis limicola and carries:
- the argS gene encoding arginine--tRNA ligase; protein product: MKHHIQNLIASALAGLEATGALPPDHGVAITIDHAKSREHGDFACNIALVLAKQARVKPRELAEKIVKALPASEKVVKVEIAGPGFINFFLAASAYHSVVREILEQREAFGRGRMGAGRKVQVEFVSANPTGPLHVGHGRGAAYGATLANLLDAVGYQVHREYYINDAGRQMDILATSVWLRYLELCGEKFDFPVNGYKGDYVYDIGATLHRENGDQYRHASTKIFENLPADEPKGGDKETHIDALIERAKSLLGPAVYRIVFDLGLKVILDDIRQDLEEFGVTYDQWFSERALVEDGAAERAVERLKKSGHAYEKDGALWFRSTDYGDEKDRVLVRENGQKTYFAHDIAYHMDKLERGYDQVIDIWGADHHGYVPRVKAALAAIGDDPERLHVLLVQFAILYKGGERMQMSTRSGEFVTLRELRHEVGNDAARFFYVLRKCEQHMDFDLDLAKSQSNDNPVFYVQYAHARIYSVFRQMKEKGFSHDPENGNRNLARLTELHELSLIQRLARYPELLESAARDREPHQLAYYLRELAYDFHTYYGAHTFLVEDAALRDARLNLIVATRQVLANGLKLLGVSAPESM